A window from Saccharomyces cerevisiae S288C chromosome XIII, complete sequence encodes these proteins:
- the FKS3 gene encoding putative 1,3-beta-D-glucan synthase (Protein involved in spore wall assembly; has similarity to 1,3-beta-D-glucan synthase catalytic subunits Fks1p and Gsc2p; the authentic, non-tagged protein is detected in highly purified mitochondria in high-throughput studies) codes for MDFMSPKFSLTDVEYPAWCQDDEVPITMQEIREIFVELMDKFGFQKSSMENMYQHLMGQLDSRASRTGAQNALVSLHVSYIGGEHANYRKWYFAAQLDLDEEIGFQNMRLHGKARQRNVKMAKKRGVSIKEQIKQWNEKEQEFINNHPKITLTQEQLEDQTNLKSADYKWKLKMKKLTPENMIRQLALYLLCWGEANQVRFAPECLCFIFKCALDYDISTSSSEKTVKSPEYSYLNDVITPLYEFLRGQVYKKDAKGNWKRREKDHKNIIGYDDINQLFWYPEGFERIILNNGERLVDKPLEERYLYFKDVAWSKVFYKTYRETRSWKHCFTNFNRFWIIHFAPFWFFTTFNSPTLYTKNYIQLLNNQPTPQVRLSVIAFGGTIACLVQILATVFEWGFVPREWPGAQHLSSRMIGLLFCLAINLGPSVYVLGFFEWDVHSKSAYIVSIVQLIIAFLTTFFFAVRPLGGLFRPYLNKDKKHRRYISSQTFTASFPKLTGRSKWFSYGLWVFVYLAKYIESYFFLTLSLRDPIRVLSIMDLSRCQGEYLLGPILCKWQAKITLVLMLLSDLGLFFLDTYLWYIICNCIFSIVLSFSLGTSILTPWKNVYSRLPKRIYSKILATSEMDVKFKAKILISQVWNAIVISMYREHLLSIEHLQRLLFQQVDSLMGDTRTLKSPTFFVAQDDSTFKSMEFFPSNSEAKRRISFFAQSLATPISEPVPVDCMPTFTVLVPHYSEKILLGLKEIIREESPKSKITVLEYLKHLHPTEWECFVKDTKLLSMEKSFLKEAESSHDEDRLEIPDALYDPRSSPLSDHTESRKLPTEDDLIKEKINDLPFSYFGFNSSEPSYTLRTRIWASLRTQTLYRTLSGFMNYSKAIKLLYRIENPSLVSLYRGNNEALENDLENMASRKFRMVVAMQRYAKFNKDEVEATELLLRAYPNMFISYLLEELEQNESEKTYYSCLTNGYAEFDEESGLRKPIFKIRLSGNPILGDGKSDNQNHSIIFYRGEYIQVIDANQDNYLEECLKIRSVLSEFEELELNPTIPYIPGIEYEEEPPPIAIVGSREYIFSENIGVLGDIAAGKEQTFGTLFARTLAEIGGKLHYGHPDFLNGIFMTTRGGLSKAQRGLHLNEDIYAGMNAICRGGKIKHSDYYQCGKGRDLGFGSILNFTTKIGAGMGEQLLSREYYYLGTQLPMDRFLSFFYAHPGFHLNNLFISFSVQLFFVLLLNLGALNHEIIACFYDKDAPITNLETPVGCYNIQPALHWVSIFVLSIFIVFFIAFAPLLIQEVLEKGIWRAASRFLHHLLSMAPLFEVFVCQVYSNSLLMDLTFGGAKYISTGRGFAITRLDFFTLYSRFVNISIYSGFQVFFMLLFAIISMWQPALLWFWITVISMCFAPFIFNPHQFAFMDFFIDYKTFIHWLFSGNTKYQKESWANFVKSSRSRFTGYKSKTVDDISEDSGHDSKKARFWNVFFAELFLPFCVFLFNFTAFSFINAQTGVSDSTPTSAVFRLLLVTFLPIFLNSIVLFLLFWVSLFVVPGLSYCCKDAGAVIAFIAHTFSVLVYLLDFELMWFLQGWNFTRTLILLITCINMHLILFKVFTTIFLTREYKNNKAHLAWWNGKWYNTGMGWSIILQPIREYFVKIMESSYFAADFFLGHFLLFIQTPIILLPFIDYWHTMVLFWMNPRSIIAHKRILTRKQRALRSRIVSKYFSLYFVMLGVLLFMLIAPFFAGDFVSSPQELLEGTLFEGIFQPNNQNNNDTGPNAPSTILTTTPTLPTFRTVA; via the coding sequence ATGGATTTTATGAGTCCCAAGTTTTCGCTAACTGACGTTGAGTATCCTGCTTGGTGCCAAGACGATGAAGTCCCAATAACAATGCAGGAAATTAGAGAAATTTTTGTGGAGCTCATGGATAAGTTTGGCTTCCAGAAATCTTCTATGGAAAATATGTATCAACATTTAATGGGACAGCTGGACTCCAGGGCAAGTCGTACAGGTGCTCAAAATGCTTTAGTATCGCTACATGTTTCATATATTGGAGGCGAACACGCAAATTATAGAAAATGGTATTTTGCCGCTCAGCTCGATTTAGATGAAGAGATCGGGTTTCAAAACATGCGACTACATGGAAAGGCACGCCAAAGAAACGTAAAAATGGCGAAGAAAAGAGGCGTATCGATAAAGGAACAAATTAAGCAATGGAATGAGAAGGAGCAAGAGTTCATCAATAACCATCCAAAGATCACACTGACTCAAGAACAATTGGAAGATCAGACAAACTTGAAAAGTGCAGACTACAaatggaaattgaaaatgaaaaaattgacgCCCGAAAATATGATAAGACAGCTGGCCCTTTATTTGCTTTGCTGGGGTGAAGCCAATCAAGTCAGATTCGCCCCAGAATGCCtttgctttattttcaaatgtgCACTTGATTATGATATTAGTACGTCAAGTAGCGAAAAAACGGTGAAATCACCTGAGTATTCATACTTAAATGACGTTATTACTCCCTTATACGAATTCCTAAGGGGCCAAGTATACAAAAAAGACGCAAAGGGGAACTGGAAAcgaagagaaaaagacCACAAGAATATTATTGGTTACGACGACATCAATCAATTATTTTGGTACCCGGAAGGATTTGAACGTATTATTTTAAACAATGGAGAACGATTAGTTGACAAGCCATTGGAGGAGAGATATCTTTACTTTAAAGACGTTGCATGGTCTAAAGTATTTTATAAGACATATAGAGAAACCAGAAGTTGGAAGCATTGTTTTACCAATTTCAATAGATTCTGGATTATCCATTTTGCACCGTTTTGGTTCTTCACCACATTTAATTCCCCCACTTTGTACACCAAGAATTATATACAGTTATTGAATAACCAGCCTACACCCCAAGTTAGACTATCAGTGATTGCCTTTGGAGGCACAATTGCATGTTTAGTTCAAATTTTAGCCACCGTGTTCGAGTGGGGATTTGTACCTCGAGAATGGCCAGGCGCTCAGCATTTATCGAGTAGAATGATTGGCTTACTTTTTTGTCTTGCAATCAATTTGGGACCTTCCGTGTATGTTCTGGGGTTTTTCGAATGGGATGTTCATTCAAAATCTGCGTATATCGTGTCCATCGTCCAACTAATCATTGCATTTTTAaccacttttttttttgctgtcAGACCTTTGGGCGGCTTATTTCGTCCATATTTGaataaagacaaaaaaCATCGGAGGTACATCTCATCGCAAACCTTTACCGCTTCATTTCCTAAGCTGACAGGACGCAGCAAATGGTTTTCTTATGGGTTATGGGTATTTGTGTATTTGGCGAAATATATTGAGtcctatttttttttgacctTGTCCCTCAGGGACCCCATCAGGGTCCTCTCTATTATGGATTTGTCCAGATGTCAAGGTGAATATTTGTTGGGTCCTATTCTATGTAAATGGCAAGCCAAAATTACATTAGTTCTCATGCTGCTTTCTGACTTGGGCCTGTTTTTTCTCGACACTTACCTTTGGTACATTATTTGCAACtgtattttttccattgtACTGTCATTTTCTCTTGGTACTTCAATTCTCACGCCATGGAAGAATGTATACTCTCGATTGCCAAAAAGGATATATTCCAAAATCCTTGCTACTTCAGAGATGGATGTAAAATTTAAAGCAAAAATACTGATATCGCAGGTTTGGAATGCCATTGTTATATCAATGTATAGGGAACATCTTCTCTCCATTGAACATTTACAAAGACTCTTGTTTCAGCAAGTTGACTCCTTAATGGGAGACACAAGAACCCTGAAATCGCCTACATTTTTCGTTGCACAAGATGATTCAACGTTCAAGTCAAtggaattttttccatcaaattCAGAGGCAAAAAGAAGGATATCCTTTTTTGCCCAATCCCTGGCGACCCCCATTTCAGAACCTGTTCCAGTGGATTGTATGCCAACTTTTACCGTTTTGGTACCCCATTATTCAGAAAAGATTCTGTTGGGCTTGAAGGAAATTATCAGGGAAGAATCTCCTAAAAGTAAAATCACGGTGCTTGAGTATTTGAAGCATCTACACCCTACAGAATGGGAATGTTTTGTTAAGGATACCAAACTACTAAGCATGGAAAAGAGCTTTTTGAAAGAGGCAGAGAGCAGTCATGATGAAGATAGATTGGAAATTCCGGATGCTCTGTACGATCCAAGGTCTAGCCCGCTTTCTGACCATACTGAGTCCCGGAAGTTGCCCACAGAAGACGATCTTATTAAGGAGAAAATTAATGATTTGCCATTTTCTTACTTTGGCTTCAACTCATCAGAACCATCGTACACCCTGAGAACAAGAATCTGGGCATCATTGCGGACGCAGACTTTGTACCGAACCCTTTCAGGGTTTATGAACTATTCCAAAGCTATTAAGCTACTGTATCGAATTGAAAACCCCTCTTTAGTTAGCTTGTATCGTGGCAATAATGAAGCATTGGAGAATGACTTAGAAAATATGGCTAGCAGGAAATTTAGGATGGTTGTTGCTATGCAGAGATATGCAAAATTTAATAAGGATGAAGTGGAGGCAACAGAACTACTTTTAAGAGCCTATCCAAATATGTTTATATCTTACCTTTTGGAAGAATTAGAGCAAAATGAATCTGAGAAAACGTACTATTCGTGCCTGACTAATGGCTATGCTGAGTTTGACGAAGAAAGTGGATTAAGGAAGccaatattcaaaattcGCCTGTCGGGCAATCCAATACTTGGCGATGGAAAATCGGATAATCAGAACCAttctattatattttatcGTGGTGAGTATATTCAGGTGATTGATGCAAACCAAGATAATTATTTGGAGGAATGCCTAAAGATACGGTCTGTTTTAAGTGAGTTCGAAGAGCTTGAGCTTAATCCCACAATCCCATACATTCCTGGCATTgaatatgaagaagaacCACCGCCCATCGCTATTGTTGGTTCAAGAGagtatattttttcagaaaatatTGGAGTGTTAGGTGATATTGCTGCAGGTAAAGAACAGACTTTTGGAACCTTATTTGCTAGAACGTTGGCTGAAATTGGTGGTAAATTGCACTATGGGCATCCCGATTTTCTCAATGGCATTTTTATGACCACTCGTGGTGGCCTGTCTAAGGCACAAAGAGGATTGCATTTAAACGAGGATATATATGCTGGAATGAACGCAATCTGCCGTGGTGGAAAGATAAAACATAGTGATTACTACCAATGTGGTAAGGGTAGAGATTTGGGATTTGGGTCCATCCTGAATTTCACTACTAAAATAGGTGCAGGTATGGGGGAACAGCTACTATCAAGGGAGTACTATTATTTGGGGACACAACTTCCCATGGATAGATTTTTATCGTTTTTTTATGCACATCCTGGTTTCCATCTGAATaatctttttatttccttttcggTTCAACTGTTCTTCGTTCTGCTTTTAAACTTGGGTGCGTTGAACCATGAAATTATAGCCTGCTTTTACGACAAGGATGCACCAATTACAAATCTTGAGACACCCGTTGGTTGTTATAATATTCAGCCTGCATTGCATTGGGTATCGATATTCGTACTATCAATCttcattgttttctttattgcCTTTGCCCCTTTGCTGATTCAAGaagttttggaaaaggGTATTTGGAGAGCAGCTTCAAGGTTCCTacatcatcttctttcaaTGGCCCCATTATTTGAAGTATTCGTCTGCCAAGTTTATTCGAATTCTCTATTGATGGACTTGACCTTTGGGGGAGCAAAGTACATATCTACAGGTCGTGGGTTTGCAATAACACGCCTCGATTTTTTTACGCTCTATTCCAGATTTGTTAATATATCGATATATTCTGGTTTCCAAGTGTTCTTCATGTTATTATTCGCGATTATTTCCATGTGGCAACCCGCCTTATTATGGTTTTGGATTACAGTCATTTCGATGTGCTTCGCaccttttattttcaatccACATCAGTTCGCATTCATGGATTTCTTCATTGATTATAAAACCTTTATCCACTGGTTATTCTCAGGTAACAcgaaatatcaaaaagaatCGTGGGCAAACTTTGTCAAGAGTTCTCGATCAAGATTTACGGGCTATAAAAGTAAAACTGTAGATGATATTTCCGAAGATTCAGGCCATGATTCAAAGAAAGCGAGGTTTTGGAACGTCTTCTTTGCAGAACTATTTCTACCTTTCTGTGTGTTCCTCTTCAACTTCACcgctttttctttcattaatGCACAAACAGGGGTCTCTGACTCAACACCAACTAGCGCTGTTTTCCGTTTGTTGCTCGTAACTTTTTTGCCAATCTTTCTTAACTCAATAGTGctttttctattattttgGGTTTCACTTTTTGTGGTTCCTGGATTGTCATATTGTTGTAAAGACGCAGGTGCCGTGATTGCGTTTATTGCACACACTTTCTCGGTTTTGGTCTATCTTTTAGATTTCGAACTGATGTGGTTCTTACAAGGTTGGAACTTTACCCGTACATTGATACTGCTTATTACGTGCATCAATATGCATCTGATTCTTTTCAAGGTCTTTACGACGATATTCTTGACAAGGGAGTATAAAAACAATAAGGCACATTTGGCATGGTGGAATGGTAAATGGTACAATACGGGCATGGGCTGGTCTATCATTTTACAGCCCATACGAGAATACTTCGTGAAGATTATGGAATCTAGTTATTTTGCAGCAgatttctttcttggtCACTTCCTCTTATTTATACAAACGCCCATAATATTGTTACCATTTATCGATTACTGGCATACAATGGTGCTATTTTGGATGAATCCAAGAAGTATTATCGCGCATAAAAGAATTTTGACTCGAAAGCAGAGAGCATTAAGAAGTAGGAtagtttcaaaatatttctcTCTATATTTTGTGATGCTAGGTGTGCTCCTTTTTATGCTCATCGCGCCATTCTTTGCTGGTGATTTCGTATCTAGTCCGCAAGAATTGCTGGAAGGCACCCTTTTCGAAGGAATCTTCCAACCTAACAACCAAAACAACAACGATACTGGTCCAAATGCTCCATCGACAATCCTGACTACAACACCAACTTTACCTACCTTTAGGACTGTCGCATAg
- the UBP15 gene encoding ubiquitin-specific protease UBP15 (Ubiquitin-specific protease involved in protein deubiquitination; forms a complex with AAA peroxins Pex1p and Pex6p; deubiquitinates mono- and polyubiquitinated forms of Pex5p; deubiquitinates Clb5p, counteracting APC activity, and facilitating both Clb5p accumulation and S phase entry; physically interacts with anaphase-promoting complex/cyclosome (APC/C) activator, Cdh1p; catalytic activity regulated by an N-terminal TRAF-like domain and and C-terminal sequences) yields the protein MSSEDELGSIGTVFPGSPIDKSIGSILPQFDEEVETLLEDSFTWNIPDWNELTNPKYNSPRFRIGDFEWDILLFPQGNHNKGVAVYLEPHPEEKLDETTGEMVPVDPDWYCCAQFAIGISRPGNGDTINLINKSHHRFNALDTDWGFANLIDLNNLKHPSKGRPLSFLNEGTLNITAYVRILKDPTGVLWHNFLNYDSKKVTGYVGFRNQGATCYLNSLLQSYFFTKYFRKLVYEIPTEHESPNNSVPLALQRAFYQLQVSDIPLDTLELTRSFGWDTAESFTQHDVQELNRILMDRLENNMKGTPVEGKLNEIFVGKMKSYIKCINVDYESARVEDFWDLQLNVKNFKNLQESFDNYIEMELMNGENQYAAQDYGLQDAQKGVIFESFPPVLHLQLKRFEYDFNYDQMVKVNDKYEFPETIDLSPFVDKDVLKKTLDSENKDKNPYVYNLHGVLVHSGDISTGHYYTLIKPGVEDQWYRFDDERVWRVTKKQVFQENFGCDRLPDEKVRTMTRGEYQNYIIQRHTSAYMLVYIRQEQEEDLLRPVLESDVPKHVITRVREEIKERETKEKEIREAHLYVTLRLHSIKEFIHYEGFDYFAHDGFRLFAEELNDSGLQQINLKVLRTTKLSDIFASIKETMNIPQERDVKYWKMDYRRNSTLRLTQPINFESVNITLQEALKKEKKRTMQTQYGEEGVASTEEDDKALLETVSFLDLFIEEPYLELQFLNKLKEASLISKAQLDDELISTIRTNLPELTKGGIEPVFATDNKSNLLFVKSYDPHTQKLLGFGHFAVNQLQQLSDISAIIEDSISSNEKLTFYEEVQPGTINEIYMKETIYDADIDTGDIVSFEVPGAVLPDTFPVYATIKDFYSYLRYRVKLKFSKFDGSSEEYGVSNEIPESFEFWISAYAPYDDLARMVSKYAHVKPEYLKIIALYSNGRFVLKSTSLLNDYLLKDFNCDQIPPFAFEVLSVPLKELERLRPIKLYWLKNSYIHYQCFEFEVANDYTESQFLEKVQHKIGFTDEEKENILLWTNTNFQFQGLLSDQNTFKDVSKHSLLFGRILPEESKLFKELNRLENVQTSSLEDFMDDENATDRPMDDEQDLGMAIEHSEDMKGRIVVVQQYFKDLENRHGISFLFNLIPDETFPKTKDRLHAKFGLGQKEFSKIKLSIGYSTEEGTVFRSLQGFSDEELDKVILYDIMSNLDYIYMDHPDRLRSHSSYDRPMIIKN from the coding sequence ATGAGCTCTGAAGACGAATTGGGAAGTATCGGTACTGTGTTTCCCGGAAGTCCCATAGATAAGAGCATTGGGAGTATTCTCCCACaatttgatgaagaagtgGAGACTTTGCTGGAAGATAGCTTCACGTGGAACATTCCTGACTGGAACGAGTTAACAAACCCGAAATACAATTCGCCCAGGTTTAGAATTGGTGATTTCGAATGGGACATTCTATTATTCCCTCAGGGAAACCATAATAAAGGTGTTGCGGTATATCTGGAACCTCATCcggaagaaaaattagatGAGACTACGGGAGAGATGGTGCCAGTTGATCCGGACTGGTATTGTTGTGCTCAGTTTGCCATTGGTATATCTAGACCTGGTAATGGTGACACCATCAATTTAATTAACAAATCGCATCACCGATTCAACGCTCTAGATACAGACTGGGGATTTGCAAATTTGATAGATTTGAACAACTTGAAACATCCCTCAAAAGGAAGACCGCTTTCGTTCTTAAACGAAGGGACCTTGAACATAACAGCGTATGTGCGCATATTGAAGGATCCTACTGGTGTCTTGTGGCATAATTTCCTGAATTATGACTCGAAGAAAGTCACGGGCTATGTTGGCTTCCGAAATCAGGGTGCCACATGCTATTTGAATTCGTTATTGCAATCTTACTTCTTTACAAAATACTTCAGAAAACTGGTTTACGAAATACCCACCGAACATGAAAGTCCAAACAACAGTGTCCCATTGGCTTTGCAAAGAGCTTTCTACCAACTACAAGTATCCGATATACCATTAGACACTTTGGAACTTACCAGGTCATTCGGTTGGGACACTGCGGAATCCTTCACTCAACACGATGTGCAGGAATTGAATAGGATATTAATGGACAGGCtggaaaataatatgaaGGGAACACCCGTGGAGGGGAAGTtaaatgaaatatttgtcggaaaaatgaaaagttaTATTAAATGTATCAATGTTGATTATGAATCTGCTAGAGTGGAGGACTTTTGGGATCTGCAACTGAAtgtcaaaaatttcaagaatttaCAAGAATCTTTTGACAATTACATTGAGATGGAACTAATGAATGGTGAAAATCAGTATGCTGCTCAAGACTATGGTTTGCAAGATGCTCAAAAAGGTGTTATATTCGAATCATTTCCGCCAGTTTTACATCTGCAGTTGAAAAGATTTGAATACGATTTTAATTATGATCAGATGGTAAAGGTTAACGATAAATATGAATTTCCTGAAACAATTGACTTGTCGCCCTTCGTTGATAAAGACGtattaaagaaaacgtTAGACTCGGAGAACAAGGATAAGAATCCTTATGTTTATAACTTACATGGTGTGCTAGTTCATTCTGGTGATATATCTACCGGCCACTACTATACTCTGATTAAACCTGGTGTTGAAGATCAATGGTACAgatttgatgatgaaaggGTTTGGAGGGTCACAAAGAAACAAGttttccaagaaaattttggatGTGATAGGTTGCCTGATGAAAAAGTTCGTACAATGACGAGAGGTGAGTATCAGAACTATATCATTCAACGCCATACAAGTGCTTATATGCTTGTTTATATACGTCAAGAACAAGAGGAGGATTTGCTGCGTCCAGTTTTGGAATCTGATGTTCCTAAGCATGTAATCACAAGAGTaagagaagaaatcaaagaacgggaaacaaaagaaaaggaaattagAGAAGCACACCTGTATGTCACGCTCAGATTGCACTCAATCAAAGAGTTTATTCATTATGAAGGATTTGACTATTTCGCACATGATGGGTTTAGGTTATTTGCAGAGGAGCTCAATGACTCTGGTTTGCAGCAAATCAACTTAAAAGTCTTGAGAACAACTAAGTTATCGGATATTTTTGCAAGCATTAAGGAAACTATGAATATTCCACAAGAAAGGGACGTCAAATATTGGAAAATGGATTATCGCAGAAACAGCACTTTGCGTTTAACACAACCCATAAATTTTGAATCCGTAAACATCACTTTGCAGGAGGCATTaaaaaaggagaagaaaaggactATGCAAACGCAATATGGAGAGGAAGGTGTTGCTAGTACTGAGGAAGACGACAAGGCACTTTTAGAAACTGTATCATTCTTAGATCTTTTCATTGAGGAGCCCTATCTAGAGTTacaatttttgaacaagCTGAAGGAAGCTTCTTTAATCTCAAAGGCCCAGCTGGATGATGAGCTGATATCAACTATAAGAACGAATCTTCCAGAACTAACAAAGGGAGGAATCGAGCCTGTTTTTGCCACCGACAATAAATCTAATTTGCTATTCGTCAAGAGCTACGACCCACATACCCAAAAGCTATTGGGATTTGGCCATTTTGCCGTAAATCAATTGCAACAGCTATCGGATATATCTGCAATTATTGAGGACAGCATTTCTTCCAACGAAAAGCTGACTTTCTACGAAGAAGTCCAACCTGGTACCATAAATGAAATATATATGAAGGAGACAATATATGATGCTGATATAGACACGGGTGATATAGTTTCATTTGAGGTTCCAGGTGCTGTTTTGCCAGATACTTTTCCAGTTTACGCAACaatcaaagatttttaCTCATATCTGAGGTATCGTGTAAAATTGAAGTTTTCTAAATTTGACGGTTCAAGTGAGGAATATGGAGTTAGTAATGAAATCCCAGAGAGCTTCGAATTCTGGATATCCGCTTATGCACCTTATGATGACCTTGCTAGAATGGTGTCGAAATATGCGCACGTTAAGCCAGAATATCTAAAGATTATTGCCCTTTATTCTAATGGAAGATTTGTGTTAAAATCAACCTCACTTTTGAATGATTaccttttgaaagatttcaaTTGCGATCAAATACCGCCTTTTGCATTTGAAGTATTGTCTGTGcctttgaaagaattggaGCGTTTGAGGCCAATTAAATTATATTGGCTAAAAAATAGTTATATTCATTATCAATGTTTCGAATTCGAAGTCGCAAACGATTATACAGAATctcaatttcttgaaaaagtGCAACACAAGATCGGCTTTAccgatgaagaaaaggagaacATCTTACTCTGGACCAACACAAATTTCCAGTTTCAGGGCTTATTATCGGACCAAAACACCTTCAAAGATGTGAGTAAACATTCTTTACTCTTTGGTAGAATTTTACCCGAGGAGTCTAAATTGTTCAAAGAATTAAATCGTCTAGAAAACGTACAAACATCTTCATTGGAGGATTTTATGGATGATGAAAACGCGACTGACAGACCAATGGACGATGAGCAAGATCTAGGTATGGCGATAGAACATTCTGAAGATATGAAAGGGCGTATAGTGGTTGTTCAACAATATTTCAAAGACCTTGAGAATAGACACGGAATATCCTTCTTATTTAATTTAATACCAGACGAAACATTCCCAAAGACAAAAGATCGTCTTCATGCAAAATTTGGTCTCGgacaaaaagaattttcaaagatcAAATTAAGTATTGGTTACTCCACTGAAGAAGGTACGGTGTTTAGAAGTTTGCAAGGATTTTCGGACGAAGAATTGGACAAAGTTATATTGTATGACATTATGTCCAACTTAGATTATATCTACATGGATCATCCGGATAGATTGAGATCGCATTCTTCCTATGATAGACCAATGATCATTAAAAACTGA
- the SCW10 gene encoding putative family 17 glucosidase (Cell wall protein with similarity to glucanases; may play a role in conjugation during mating based on mutant phenotype and its regulation by Ste12p; SWC10 has a paralog, SCW4, that arose from the whole genome duplication) has protein sequence MRFSNFLTVSALLTGALGAPAVRHKHEKRDVVTATVHAQVTVVVSGNSGETIVPVNENAVVATTSSTAVASQATTSTLEPTTSANVVTSQQQTSTLQSSEAASTVGSSTSSSPSSSSSTSSSASSSASSSISASGAKGITYSPYNDDGSCKSTAQVASDLEQLTGFDNIRLYGVDCSQVENVLQAKTSSQKLFLGIYYVDKIQDAVDTIKSAVESYGSWDDITTVSVGNELVNGGSATTTQVGEYVSTAKSALTSAGYTGSVVSVDTFIAVINNPDLCNYSDYMAVNAHAYFDENTAAQDAGPWVLEQIERVYTACGGKKDVVITETGWPSKGDTYGEAVPSKANQEAAISSIKSSCGSSAYLFTAFNDLWKDDGQYGVEKYWGILSSD, from the coding sequence ATGcgtttttcaaatttccTAACTGTATCTGCATTATTAACCGGAGCTCTAGGAGCTCCTGCTGTTCGCCATAAACATGAAAAGCGTGACGTTGTTACTGCCACAGTCCATGCGCAGGTTACTGTTGTCGTTTCCGGTAACAGCGGCGAAACTATTGTTCCAGTGAACGAGAATGCTGTTGTAGCTACTACCAGCAGTACTGCAGTTGCTTCTCAAGCAACTACATCCACTTTAGAACCAACAACTTCCGCTAATGTCGTCACTTCTCAACAACAAACCAGCACTCTTCAATCTTCCGAGGCAGCATCTACGGTTGGTTCTTCGACTTCATCCTCACCCTCATCCTCATCCTCAACTTCATCTTCAGCTTCATCCTCCGCTTCATCTAGTATCTCAGCCTCCGGTGCTAAGGGTATTACTTACAGTCCTTACAATGATGATGGGTCCTGTAAATCTACTGCTCAAGTCGCCTCAGATTTAGAACAGTTGACTGGTTTTGACAACATCAGATTATATGGCGTTGACTGTAGTCAGGTTGAGAATGTCTTGCAAGCTAAAACTTCAAGCCAGAAATTATTCTTAGGCATATATTACGTTGACAAAATTCAAGACGCCGTTGATACTATTAAATCTGCAGTTGAGTCTTATGGCTCCTGGGATGATATTACCACTGTTTCTGTCGGTAACGAACTGGTCAATGGCGGTTCTGCCACTACGACGCAAGTCGGTGAATACGTTTCCACGGCCAAGTCAGCTTTAACCTCTGCTGGTTATACAGGCTCAGTCGTTTCCGTTGATACCTTCATTGCTGTTATAAATAACCCTGACCTGTGTAATTATTCTGACTATATGGCTGTCAACGCCCATGCATACTTCGATGAAAATACTGCGGCCCAAGATGCAGGACCATGGGTACTAGAACAAATCGAAAGGGTTTACACTGCTTGTGGTGGGAAAAAGGACGTCGTTATTACCGAAACTGGTTGGCCATCTAAGGGTGATACTTACGGCGAAGCTGTCCCATCTAAAGCAAACCAAGAAGCCGCCATTTCTTCTATCAAAAGCTCCTGCGGCTCTTCAGCTTACTTATTTACCGCCTTCAATGATCTATGGAAAGATGATGGGCAATACGGTGTTGAAAAATACTGGGGTATTCTATCAAGTGATTAA